The Cellulosimicrobium cellulans genome contains the following window.
CCGGCGCACGGCCACCTCTCAGCGTACGCACGAACCACACGCGTGTCATTCGTCTCCGCCGACGTCTTCCGAGAGTCTCCCGAGTGCCTGCCGAGGCGCTCCGCGGGCCGGTTAGGCTCGGGGTCGTGGAGAGCGCACCCGCCCAGCCCGTCGACGTCGACCCGGCGAGCACCCCGGCCGTCACCCCTCCGACGCCGAGCCCCCGCCCCCCGCTCGCGAGCATCATGGCGCCCGACTGGGCCGAGGCCCTCGCGCCCGTCGAGCCGCAGCTCCACGCGACCGGGGACTTCCTGCGTGCGGAGGTCGCGGCCGGACGCGAGTACCTGCCCGCGCCGTCGGCGATCCTCAACGCGTTCTCGCGGCCGCTCGCGGACGTGCGCGTGCTCGTGGTGGGGCAGGACCCCTACCCCACCCCGGGGCACCCCATGGGGCTGTCGTTCTCGGTGCAGCCGCACGTGCGGCCCGTGCCGCGCTCGCTCCAGAACATCTTCGCCGAGCTCGCGGACGACGTCGGCGCACCGACGCCCGCCAACGGCGACCTCACCGCGTGGAGCGACCAGGGCGTCATGCTCCTCAACAGGGTGCTCACGGTCCGCCCGGGCGAGCCCGGCTCGCACCGCGGCCAGGGCTGGGAGGCCGTCACGGAGGCCGCGATCCGCGCGCTCGTCGCCCGCGACGCCCCGCTCGTCGCGATCCTGTGGGGCCGCGACGCCGCGACGCTGCGCCCGATGCTCGGCGACACCCCCGTCGTCGCGAGCGCCCACCCCAGCCCGCTCTCGGCCCGCCGGGGCTTCTTCGGCTCCCGCCCGTTCTCCCGCGTCAACG
Protein-coding sequences here:
- a CDS encoding uracil-DNA glycosylase, whose amino-acid sequence is MMAPDWAEALAPVEPQLHATGDFLRAEVAAGREYLPAPSAILNAFSRPLADVRVLVVGQDPYPTPGHPMGLSFSVQPHVRPVPRSLQNIFAELADDVGAPTPANGDLTAWSDQGVMLLNRVLTVRPGEPGSHRGQGWEAVTEAAIRALVARDAPLVAILWGRDAATLRPMLGDTPVVASAHPSPLSARRGFFGSRPFSRVNELLVAQGATPVDWTLPTA